In the Gossypium arboreum isolate Shixiya-1 chromosome 10, ASM2569848v2, whole genome shotgun sequence genome, one interval contains:
- the LOC108486984 gene encoding shikimate O-hydroxycinnamoyltransferase-like: MEITIKESAIVRPAEDTPKRNLWNSNLDIVMIRYHIPTVYYYKPNGSSDFFDAGRLKEALSKILVPFYPVAGRLGYDENGRLEIICNGEGVLFVEAETTSVMEHLIGDFTENSQGLRLVPKVDYSGGISSYPLIVLQVTKFKCGGVSLGVGIQHTLGDGAAALHFINSWADTSRGLTPAIVPFIDRTLLRARDPPTPKLHHVEYDPSPALKSALKSQSDDHKPSIVSTFELTADQLNTLKAKANVANANGGIKYSSFNILAAHIWRCVSKARGLSADQDTKLYFPVDGRYRLDPPLPPGYFGNVIFTTALIAEAGDLETESFTDTIKRIHERLNQINDEYLRSAIDYIEKVPDLNTLVRGPHTFRCPNLVVVPWNWLPIYEADFGWGRPIYMGPGNVVQEGKIYMLPSPANDGSLTLAARLEIPHMKVFEKLIYEI; the protein is encoded by the exons ATGGAGATTACTATAAAGGAGTCTGCTATTGTACGTCCAGCTGAAGACACTCCCAAACGAAATCTATGGAACTCCAATTTAGATATAGTGATGATAAGATACCACATTCCTACTGTATACTATTACAAGCCAAATGGTTCTTCTGATTTCTTTGATGCTGGAAGGCTTAAAGAAGCTCTGAGCAAGATTCTTGTCCCATTTTACCCTGTTGCTGGAAGGTTGGGGTATGATGAAAATGGAAGACTTGAGATAATATGCAACGGTGAAGGAGTTTTATTCGTTGAAGCTGAAACTACTTCAGTCATGGAACATTTGATTGGTGATTTTACTGAGAACTCTCAAGGTTTACGTTTAGTCCCTAAAGTCGACTATTCTGGAGGAATATCTTCCTATCCACTTATTGTATTGCAG GTAACTAAGTTCAAATGCGGTGGAGTTAGTCTTGGAGTAGGGATTCAACATACTTTAGGAGATGGCGCAGCGGCTCTTCATTTCATCAATAGTTGGGCTGACACTTCACGGGGCTTGACGCCTGCCATTGTACCATTCATTGATCGAACTCTTCTTCGTGCTCGGGACCCACCAACGCCTAAGCTCCACCATGTTGAATATGACCCTTCACCGGCATTGAAGTCTGCATTAAAATCTCAATCAGATGATCATAAGCCATCCATTGTCTCCACCTTTGAGCTCACAGCTGATCAATTGAACACCCTGAAAGCCAAAGCAAATGTTGCAAATGCAAACGGTGGTATAAAATATAGCAGCTTCAACATCTTGGCTGCACATATATGGCGTTGTGTAAGTAAAGCAAGGGGTCTCTCAGCTGATCAAGATACCAAGCTGTATTTTCCAGTTGACGGTCGATATAGATTGGATCCTCCGCTCCCACCAGGCTACTTCGGCAATGTAATCTTTACGACTGCACTAATTGCTGAAGCTGGTGATCTCGAAACCGAATCGTTTACTGACACCATAAAGAGGATTCATGAACGATTAAATCAGATAAATGATGAATATTTAAGATCAGCTATTGATTACATTGAAAAAGTGCCTGATTTAAACACCTTGGTTAGAGGACCGCATACTTTTCGATGCCCAAACCTTGTTGTTGTTCCATGGAACTGGTTGCCTATATATGAGGCAGATTTCGGATGGGGTCGTCCCATATATATGGGGCCAGGGAATGTCGTCCAAGAAGGTAAAATTTACATGCTACCAAGTCCAGCTAACGATGGGAGTTTGACACTGGCAGCTCGTTTAGAGATCCCTCACATGAAAGTTTTTGAAAAACTTATTTATGAGATTTAA